From one Coffea eugenioides isolate CCC68of chromosome 11, Ceug_1.0, whole genome shotgun sequence genomic stretch:
- the LOC113752170 gene encoding uncharacterized protein LOC113752170, with protein MEECNMCKDNLAKLSLGALLEVMGIMEWCGEMGHQGEKEVNSDDQWTSVFSFSSNIFLLEAHQINTHAHRDVNHANKLNQHIGRDSGLGLYRILQLLFIVPKKVLSIGILLQVEYILHKTNILGGKWSSKLKAAFVLRSLLIGEFVRVRGLHKTKIMASDDFCFRVQDHGTALTEKKNRVRCNHCGKEISGFSRLKCHLAGFRLNVASCLQVPPNIREAFYNQITEKKRGNLSQEVGEHCSSNIPSRRDMLLLTDSAKSCDPELTRASSMGSEKRLKIGSSSGNHGTVSVALTKARLDSQSAVSTQVFSDREFQKKVGRFFYEAGIELDAVTCPSFRMMLNAHFGSEDIAYPIPSCEDLSGWILRELVEEMELYVREIKSSWSSTGCSILLDGWEDLTGRRLVNVLVACPKGTVYLRSADISGFDQEIGCMLGFLDDVLKEVDVQNVVQIITCSTSSWMKTVGQQVMEKYKTVFWTVCALHCLELTLKKMGAIDAVKATLDKAKSITRFVHSDATILKVLRDHTSAKYLVRPSKFKLTEPFLTLENLLFLQEKLQQMFLSTAWKTSRYASSVEGKRVAELLADSSFWTGVEMAVKATIPLVRVIELIAKNSEPQVGFIYETMDQAKETIKEELDDKESIYLPFWKAIDDIWDGSLHSPLHAAGYFLNPKYFYTNDFYADSEVLNGLLCCIVRLAEDPRLQGVINSQIEEYRGAKGPFGLGLAHLQSSPGSWWLDYGHGCPQLQHFAIRILSQTCSGAAGYNLKRSLAEKLLNKGRNPIEQERLAAMVFVHCNLQLRNFNQGIASDFGTAAIDPMDDWVVDKAPPVVSQNNEEGKELTWKELECGNIIGGRGEGDPGPSNFH; from the exons GTGAACTCAGATGATCAATGGACTTCAGTTTTTAGCTTCTCAAGCAATATTTTCCTACTTGAGGCACACCAGATAAACACGCATGCACACAGAGAT GTAAACCATGCTAACAAACTCAACCAGCACATTGGAAGAGATTCAGGCCTAGGACTTTATCGTATATTACAACTTCTATTCATTGTTCCCAAGAAAGTTCTGTCAATTGGAATTCTACTTCAAGTGGAGTATATACTTCATAAAACCAACATTTTAGGGGGCAAGTGGAGTAGTAAGTTGAAAGCCGCTTTTGTTTTGAGATCTTTGCTAATTGGGGAATTTGTGCGTGTCAGGGGTTTACATAAAACCAAGATAATGGCTTCAGATGACTTTTGCTTTAGAGTTCAAGACCATGGCACTGCTCTTACAGAGAAGAAAAACCGAGTTAGGTGCAATCATTGTGGAAAAGAAATCAGCGGGTTTAGTCGCCTTAAATGCCACCTAGCAGGATTCCGGCTTAATGTAGCTTCTTGTTTGCAAGTTCCTCCTAATATTAGGGAAGCATTCTACAATCAAATaactgaaaagaaaagagggaatctTAGTCAGGAAGTGGGGGAGCATTGTTCCTCTAATATTCCTTCAAGAAGAGATATGTTGCTTCTTACAGATTCTGCTAAGTCTTGTGATCCAGAGCTTACTCGAGCTTCCAGCATGGGAAGCGAAAAAAGGCTGAAGATTGGATCCTCTTCAGGAAACCATGGAACAGTGTCAGTTGCTCTTACCAAGGCCAGGCTTGATTCTCAATCAGCTGTGAGTACCCAAGTTTTCTCTGATAGGGAATTCCAGAAGAAGGTTGGTAGATTCTTTTACGAAGCAGGAATTGAGCTGGATGCTGTTACATGTCCTAGCTTTCGGATGATGCTGAATGCCCACTTTGGTTCTGAAGATATAGCTTACCCAATTCCTAGCTGTGAGGATTTAAGTGGGTGGATTCTTCGGGAATTAGTGGAAGAGATGGAGCTGTATGTGAGAGAGATTAAAAGCTCGTGGTCAAGCACAGGTTGCAGCATCCTATTGGATGGGTGGGAAGACTTGACAGGTCGCAGACTTGTGAATGTTCTGGTGGCCTGCCCAAAAGGCACAGTTTATCTTCGATCAGCAGACATCTCTGGGTTTGATCAGGAGATTGGTTGCATGTTGGGGTTCCTTGATGATGTTCTCAAGGAAGTTGACGTTCAAAATGTAGTACAGATCATCACTTGCTCCACTTCATCTTGGATGAAGACTGTTGGCCAGCAGGTGATGGAAAAATATAAGACGGTTTTTTGGACAGTTTGTGCATTGCATTGTTTAGAACTTACGTTGAAGAAAATGGGAGCAATTGATGCAGTTAAAGCAACACTGGATAAAGCAAAATCAATCACAAGATTTGTGCACAGCGATGCTACTATTCTAAAAGTTCTCAGAGATCACACTTCGGCCAAGTACCTGGTTAGGCCATCCAAGTTCAAGTTAACAGAGCCTTTCTTAACTCTGGAGAACTTGCTATTTTTACAAGAGAAGTTGCAGCAGATGTTTCTTTCGACTGCTTGGAAGACCTCGAGATATGCTTCCTCAGTGGAAGGGAAAAGAGTGGCTGAACTGTTGGCTGATAGCTCTTTTTGGACTGGAGTGGAAATGGCAGTTAAGGCGACCATACCTCTTGTGCGTGTCATAGAATTGATAGCCAAGAACAGTGAGCCACAAGTGGGCTTTATCTATGAGACGATGGATCAGGCCAAAGAAACAATCAAGGAGGAACTCGATGATAAAGAATCCATATACTTGCCATTTTGGAAGGCAATTGATGACATATGGGATGGATCTTTGCACAGCCCTCTCCATGCTGCAGGATACTTTTTGAATCCAAAGTATTTTTATACTAATGATTTCTATGCAGATTCAGAAGTTTTGAATGGCCTTCTGTGCTGTATTGTGCGTTTGGCTGAAGATCCTAGGCTTCAAGGGGTAATAAATTCACAGATTGAAGAATATCGCGGAGCAAAGGGTCCTTTTGGTCTTGGACTTGCTCATCTGCAGTCTTCTCCTG GTAGTTGGTGGTTAGATTATGGACATGGATGTCCTCAGCTCCAACATTTTGCTATACGCATTTTAAGCCAAACATGTAGTGGTGCTGCAGGATACAATTTGAAGAGGAGCTTGGCTGAGAAGTTACTCAACAAGGGGAGGAATCCGATAGAGCAAGAGAGGCTGGCTGCAATGGTGTTTGTGCACTGCAACTTGCAACTCCGAAATTTTAATCAAGGTATAGCATCTGACTTTGGAACTGCTGCCATTGACCCCATGGACGACTGGGTGGTTGACAAAGCACCACCTGTTGTGTCTCAAAACAATGAAGAGGGGAAAGAACTTACATGGAAGGAATTGGAATGTGGGAACATAATAGGTGGTAGAGGGGAAGGTGATCCAGGACCTTCTAATTTCCATTAA